The following coding sequences are from one Halorubrum sp. BOL3-1 window:
- the ligA gene encoding NAD-dependent DNA ligase LigA yields the protein MTTSSTRYADPDGNPYVENPPTDFEPVESLDPAAAAEQADRLRAAVREHDHRYYVKADPLISDEAYDALFARLTGLEDAFDLSTENSPTRRVGGEPLDELETVEHVAPMLSIDNSTDAEAVREFDQRVREGLEAAAESGDLPAFDPADLAYVCEPKFDGLSIEVVYEDGAYVRAATRGDGIEGDDVTEQVRTVPSVPGQLRGDDHPDRLAVRGEVYMPRDAFEAYNEELTERGEEPFANPRNAAAGTLRQLDPGVVAERPLDVFFFDALAWESGDDGPDASDRLDASSRPARHSDVLDAFESFGLPRNGRVAVVDGVEAAIDYRDEILAARDGLNYAVDGVVVKVDALAHRDALGATSRAPRWAFAHKFPPRTATTTVEGVTVQVGRTGRLTPVAELDPVDIGGVTVSRATLHNPAEIESLGANAGDRVRIYRAGDVIPYVPEVVEKRSEGTYAFPEACPVCGADVERDGPLAFCTGGLGCPAQLERAVEHWARRDALDVEGLGPERVEQLREAGLVESLPDLYELTVEDLTALEGWGETSAENLIAELDATRNPPFDDFLAGLGIPDVGATTARELAAHFGTLDALLDADEAALREVDDVGPEVAASIRTFFDRDENRAAIDGLRERGVDPEPVETADGDALDGLTFVFTGSLSVSRSEAQAHVEAHGAAVTAAVSGNTDYLVAGESPGRSKRDDADAEDVPVVDEAAFADLLADRGVDWPPGDDE from the coding sequence ATGACGACCTCGTCGACCCGGTACGCGGACCCGGACGGGAACCCGTACGTCGAGAACCCGCCGACCGACTTCGAGCCGGTCGAGTCGCTCGACCCCGCGGCGGCGGCCGAGCAGGCGGACCGGCTCCGGGCGGCGGTCCGCGAGCACGACCACCGGTACTACGTGAAGGCCGACCCGCTGATCTCGGACGAGGCGTACGACGCCCTGTTCGCTCGACTGACGGGACTGGAAGACGCGTTCGACCTCTCGACGGAGAACTCCCCGACGCGGCGGGTCGGCGGCGAACCGCTCGACGAGTTGGAGACGGTCGAACACGTCGCGCCGATGCTGTCGATCGACAACTCGACCGACGCCGAGGCCGTCCGCGAGTTCGACCAGCGCGTCCGCGAGGGGTTGGAGGCCGCGGCCGAGTCGGGCGACCTCCCCGCGTTCGACCCCGCGGACCTCGCGTACGTCTGCGAGCCGAAGTTCGACGGCCTCTCGATCGAGGTGGTTTACGAGGACGGCGCGTACGTCCGTGCCGCCACCCGCGGCGACGGGATCGAGGGCGACGACGTCACCGAGCAGGTCCGGACGGTCCCCTCCGTGCCCGGCCAACTTCGGGGCGACGACCACCCGGACCGGCTCGCGGTCCGCGGGGAGGTGTACATGCCCCGCGACGCGTTCGAGGCGTACAACGAGGAGCTGACGGAGCGCGGCGAGGAGCCGTTCGCGAACCCCCGCAACGCCGCCGCCGGCACCCTCCGACAGCTCGATCCGGGAGTCGTCGCGGAGCGCCCGCTCGACGTCTTCTTCTTCGACGCGCTCGCGTGGGAGTCGGGCGACGACGGTCCGGACGCCTCGGATCGTCTCGACGCTTCCTCCCGGCCCGCCCGCCACAGCGATGTCCTCGACGCCTTCGAGTCGTTCGGACTCCCCCGGAACGGTCGGGTCGCGGTCGTCGACGGCGTCGAGGCCGCGATCGACTACCGCGACGAGATCCTCGCCGCCCGCGACGGCCTGAACTACGCGGTCGACGGCGTCGTGGTCAAGGTCGACGCGCTCGCTCACCGCGACGCGCTCGGAGCCACATCGCGCGCACCGCGCTGGGCGTTCGCGCACAAGTTCCCGCCGCGGACCGCGACGACGACCGTCGAGGGAGTCACGGTTCAGGTGGGACGGACCGGCCGACTCACCCCTGTGGCCGAACTCGACCCCGTCGACATCGGCGGCGTCACCGTCTCCCGCGCGACGCTGCACAACCCCGCCGAGATCGAGTCGCTCGGGGCGAACGCCGGGGACCGCGTCCGGATCTACCGCGCGGGCGACGTGATCCCCTACGTCCCCGAGGTCGTCGAGAAGCGTTCCGAGGGGACCTACGCGTTCCCCGAGGCGTGTCCCGTCTGCGGGGCAGACGTCGAGCGCGACGGCCCGCTCGCCTTCTGTACCGGCGGGCTCGGCTGCCCGGCGCAGCTGGAGCGAGCGGTCGAACACTGGGCGCGCCGCGACGCGCTCGACGTCGAGGGACTGGGTCCGGAACGGGTCGAACAGCTCCGCGAGGCCGGCCTCGTCGAGTCGCTGCCGGACCTGTACGAGCTGACCGTCGAGGACCTGACCGCGTTAGAGGGGTGGGGGGAGACGAGCGCCGAAAACCTGATCGCCGAATTAGACGCGACCCGGAACCCGCCGTTCGACGACTTCCTCGCCGGTCTCGGGATCCCCGACGTCGGCGCGACGACCGCCCGGGAGCTCGCCGCACACTTCGGGACGCTCGACGCCCTCCTCGACGCGGACGAGGCGGCCCTCCGCGAGGTCGACGACGTCGGCCCGGAGGTGGCAGCGTCGATCCGGACCTTCTTTGATCGCGACGAGAACCGCGCCGCGATCGACGGGCTCCGCGAGCGCGGCGTCGACCCCGAGCCGGTCGAGACCGCCGACGGCGACGCGCTCGACGGACTCACCTTCGTGTTCACCGGATCGCTGTCGGTCTCGCGGAGCGAGGCACAGGCGCACGTCGAGGCGCACGGCGCGGCCGTGACCGCCGCCGTCTCCGGGAACACAGACTACCTCGTCGCGGGCGAAAGTCCGGGACGGTCGAAGCGCGACGACGCCGACGCCGAGGACGTACCGGTCGTCGACGAGGCCGCGTTCGCGGACCTGCTCGCCGACCGCGGCGTCGACTGGCCGCCGGGCGACGACGAGTGA
- a CDS encoding DUF192 domain-containing protein translates to MNRRLIGIAGVLACAVLVGIAVVATNPALLITGYDTATVEAVDGDTGESLATVDARVADGVVKRYVGLSATEELGAGEGMLFVHDDSAERAYVMRDMAFPIDIVYVDANGTVTTVHEATPESRPLTRYEGTGRYVLEAPRGWSDRHGVEPGDRLVIEGRERA, encoded by the coding sequence GTGAACCGCCGCCTTATCGGGATCGCAGGCGTCCTCGCGTGTGCCGTCCTCGTCGGAATCGCCGTCGTCGCGACGAACCCGGCCCTCCTGATCACCGGCTACGACACCGCTACCGTCGAGGCCGTCGACGGTGACACCGGCGAGTCGCTTGCGACCGTCGACGCCCGGGTGGCCGACGGCGTCGTGAAACGGTACGTCGGACTCTCCGCGACCGAGGAACTCGGCGCCGGCGAGGGGATGCTGTTCGTCCACGACGACTCCGCCGAGCGCGCCTACGTGATGCGCGATATGGCGTTCCCGATAGATATCGTCTACGTCGACGCGAACGGGACCGTCACGACGGTCCACGAGGCGACGCCGGAGTCGCGGCCGCTCACCCGCTACGAGGGGACCGGCCGGTACGTCCTCGAAGCCCCGCGCGGGTGGAGCGACCGCCACGGCGTCGAACCCGGCGACCGACTGGTGATCGAGGGCCGCGAGCGCGCGTGA
- a CDS encoding amidohydrolase family protein, producing MYVFEGGRVADVEGTRTADVAVADGEIVAVGDPGVVEDAVDDAPDEDPTRIDASDRVVAPGLIDAHVHVMMDGRPDVSTAVSDSDYTASYRAASNLEAAVGAGVTTVRDLGSRGTLALDAADAVTAGDIPGPRVLACGRNVIMTGGHGNWFGREADGPAEVRKAAREQLKAGADVLKCMATGGVLTEGAVTGAPELTPEELAAFTDAAAPTDTPTAAHAHGEAGIKNAVAAGISSVEHGTFMDREAAEMMAERGTYWVPTASALRGIVENGVEAGIPEDAVTKAEDAADRFDDAWNHALEADVPIAMGTDAGTPFNFFGDIPGELAHMAEYGLAPDAALEAATVNAADLLGLDDVGRVAEGYRADLVVLDSDPNADAEAWEDPDAVFARGERVA from the coding sequence ATGTACGTGTTCGAAGGCGGTCGCGTGGCGGACGTCGAGGGGACGCGGACGGCGGACGTCGCGGTGGCCGACGGCGAGATTGTCGCGGTCGGTGACCCGGGCGTCGTCGAGGACGCGGTCGACGACGCTCCGGACGAGGACCCCACTCGGATCGACGCCAGCGACCGGGTGGTCGCGCCCGGGCTGATAGACGCCCACGTCCACGTGATGATGGACGGGCGTCCGGACGTCTCGACCGCGGTCTCCGACAGCGACTACACGGCGAGCTACCGGGCCGCGAGCAACCTCGAAGCGGCGGTCGGGGCGGGCGTCACGACCGTCCGCGACCTCGGGAGCCGCGGGACCCTCGCGCTCGACGCCGCGGACGCCGTCACGGCCGGCGACATCCCCGGGCCTCGCGTGCTCGCCTGCGGCCGCAACGTGATCATGACCGGCGGGCACGGCAACTGGTTCGGCCGCGAGGCCGACGGTCCCGCGGAAGTGCGGAAGGCGGCCCGCGAGCAGCTGAAGGCGGGCGCCGACGTGCTCAAGTGTATGGCTACCGGCGGCGTCCTCACCGAGGGGGCGGTGACGGGCGCCCCGGAGCTCACGCCCGAGGAGCTGGCGGCGTTCACCGATGCGGCCGCGCCGACCGACACGCCGACCGCGGCCCACGCCCACGGCGAGGCGGGGATCAAAAACGCCGTCGCCGCCGGCATCTCCAGCGTCGAACACGGGACGTTCATGGACCGGGAGGCCGCCGAGATGATGGCCGAGCGCGGCACCTACTGGGTGCCGACCGCGAGCGCGCTTCGCGGGATCGTCGAGAACGGCGTCGAGGCCGGGATCCCGGAGGACGCCGTTACGAAGGCCGAGGACGCGGCGGACCGCTTCGACGACGCCTGGAACCACGCGCTAGAGGCCGACGTGCCGATCGCGATGGGGACCGACGCGGGTACCCCGTTCAACTTCTTCGGAGACATCCCCGGAGAGCTGGCGCACATGGCCGAGTACGGACTTGCTCCCGACGCGGCCCTCGAAGCCGCCACGGTCAACGCCGCCGACCTGCTCGGACTCGACGACGTCGGGCGCGTCGCGGAGGGCTACCGCGCCGACCTCGTCGTCCTCGACTCCGACCCCAACGCCGACGCCGAGGCGTGGGAGGACCCAGACGCGGTGTTCGCGCGCGGCGAGCGGGTCGCCTGA
- a CDS encoding CTP synthetase, which yields MADQLTAVVAGPDERGLGEELAALGVEIDRIDGLVTAAKLEAAGISDADLFVLTDVEEATGIPIAKELNPGVRIVAYASRSLPEFVATVADLAVDPDLLDAETVAEELTGDAESTDNESEP from the coding sequence ATGGCGGACCAGTTAACCGCCGTCGTCGCCGGTCCCGACGAGCGCGGCCTCGGTGAGGAGCTCGCGGCGCTGGGCGTCGAGATCGACCGCATCGACGGCCTCGTCACGGCGGCGAAGCTCGAAGCCGCCGGAATCTCCGACGCCGACCTGTTCGTCCTCACGGACGTCGAGGAGGCCACCGGGATCCCGATCGCCAAGGAGCTGAACCCCGGCGTCCGGATCGTGGCGTACGCGAGCCGGTCGCTGCCGGAGTTCGTCGCGACCGTCGCCGACCTCGCGGTCGACCCCGACCTGCTGGACGCCGAGACGGTCGCCGAAGAGCTGACCGGCGACGCGGAATCGACCGACAACGAGTCCGAGCCGTGA
- a CDS encoding glutaredoxin family protein, whose amino-acid sequence MTGNDGTTEAGDDDPETVPVTLYTREDCSLCVAARETIASVAADLDGVAVALDEVDVDADPELADEYGERVPYVFVDGDPAFKYEVDERDLRLKLLAAT is encoded by the coding sequence GTGACCGGAAACGACGGGACCACGGAAGCCGGTGACGACGACCCCGAAACCGTCCCCGTCACCCTCTACACCCGCGAGGACTGCTCGCTCTGCGTCGCCGCCCGCGAGACGATCGCGTCGGTCGCCGCCGACCTCGACGGCGTCGCGGTCGCGCTCGACGAGGTCGACGTCGACGCCGACCCCGAACTGGCCGACGAGTACGGCGAGCGCGTCCCGTACGTGTTCGTCGACGGCGACCCGGCGTTCAAGTACGAGGTCGACGAGCGCGACCTGCGCCTGAAGCTGCTCGCGGCGACCTGA
- a CDS encoding ABC transporter permease, which translates to MSLPAIARKDLRETVQSRGMIALIALFSLLVSVLAFIVRPTGQNEQFATETLLGFFVGPVLVTYLVPLVGVVVGYSAVSGERESGSLKLLLSLPHSRADVVFGKVVGRGAALSLAVFAGFLLPAAVLIVAPVTFNAGAFLGYTVFAAALGVVFVAISVGCSAASSTQLRALIASIGVYVLFVLLWSVLTGRLLGAAGPLVDALPASAAQIEVFLQVSNPTTAVEALSNAFLGEQLFAGETANRQLSAAAMLVFWTLAPPLAGLLKFDGDDL; encoded by the coding sequence ATGAGCCTTCCCGCAATCGCCCGGAAGGACCTCCGAGAGACGGTTCAGTCGCGCGGGATGATCGCGCTGATCGCGCTGTTCTCGCTGCTCGTCTCGGTGCTCGCGTTCATCGTCCGCCCCACGGGACAGAACGAGCAGTTCGCCACGGAGACCCTATTGGGCTTCTTTGTCGGCCCGGTCCTCGTGACGTACCTCGTCCCGTTGGTCGGCGTCGTCGTCGGCTACAGCGCCGTTAGCGGCGAGCGCGAGTCGGGGTCGCTGAAACTGCTCCTGTCACTCCCGCACTCGCGGGCCGACGTGGTGTTCGGGAAGGTCGTCGGTCGCGGGGCGGCGCTCTCGCTCGCGGTGTTCGCCGGCTTCCTGCTGCCGGCGGCCGTGCTGATCGTCGCGCCGGTCACGTTCAACGCCGGCGCGTTCCTCGGCTACACCGTGTTCGCGGCCGCGCTCGGCGTCGTGTTCGTCGCCATCTCCGTGGGCTGTTCGGCCGCGTCGTCGACCCAGTTGCGCGCGCTCATCGCTAGCATCGGCGTCTACGTGCTGTTCGTCCTCCTGTGGAGCGTACTCACCGGCCGACTGCTCGGCGCCGCCGGTCCTCTCGTCGACGCGCTGCCGGCATCGGCGGCGCAGATCGAGGTGTTCCTTCAGGTCTCGAACCCCACGACCGCGGTCGAAGCGCTGTCGAACGCGTTCCTCGGTGAACAGCTGTTCGCTGGCGAGACCGCGAACCGGCAGCTCTCGGCGGCCGCCATGTTGGTGTTCTGGACGCTCGCGCCCCCGCTCGCGGGACTGCTGAAGTTCGACGGCGACGACCTCTGA
- a CDS encoding ABC transporter ATP-binding protein: MTAIELRGVRKEFADVTAVRDLDLTVEDGEVYGFLGPNGAGKSTTIDMLLDLVRPTAGTVRALGSDVATEGVEIRRRTGVLPDGFSVYDRLSGRKHVEFAVESKEADDDPDALLDRVGLAGDGDRSAGEYSKGMRQRLALAMALVGDPDLLILDEPSSGLDPAGAKEMREIVRTEADRGATVFFSSHVLGQVDAVCDRVGILRDGTLVAEDSVEGLREAVGGEETLEVAAAGADDDAVAAVHALAGVSGVTRDGDELVVNCASDAKTDVIAALEEAGVTVDDFHTREASLEDLFLAYTEGDAAEGDATEGDATEGDATEGDVNAAASTQTDDEPATEEVDS, from the coding sequence ATGACTGCGATCGAACTGCGGGGCGTTCGGAAGGAGTTCGCGGACGTCACGGCCGTTCGCGACCTCGATCTCACCGTCGAAGACGGCGAGGTGTACGGCTTCCTCGGACCGAACGGCGCGGGCAAGTCGACGACGATCGACATGCTCTTAGACCTCGTCCGCCCGACCGCGGGGACGGTCCGCGCCCTCGGTTCCGACGTCGCGACCGAGGGGGTCGAGATCCGCCGGCGGACGGGGGTACTCCCCGACGGCTTCTCCGTGTACGACCGGCTCTCAGGCCGGAAACACGTCGAGTTCGCGGTGGAGTCGAAAGAGGCCGACGACGACCCGGACGCGCTGCTCGACCGGGTCGGTCTCGCCGGGGACGGCGACCGCTCGGCCGGGGAGTACTCGAAGGGAATGCGCCAGCGGCTCGCCCTGGCGATGGCGCTCGTGGGCGACCCGGACCTGCTGATCCTCGACGAACCCTCCTCCGGTCTCGACCCGGCCGGCGCGAAAGAGATGCGCGAGATCGTCCGAACCGAGGCCGACCGCGGGGCCACCGTCTTCTTCTCCTCGCACGTCCTCGGACAGGTCGACGCCGTCTGCGACCGGGTCGGCATCTTGCGGGACGGAACCCTCGTCGCCGAGGACTCCGTCGAGGGATTACGCGAGGCCGTCGGCGGCGAGGAGACCCTCGAAGTCGCGGCCGCGGGCGCCGACGACGACGCGGTCGCGGCGGTCCACGCGCTCGCCGGCGTCTCCGGCGTCACCCGCGACGGCGACGAACTGGTGGTGAACTGCGCCAGCGACGCAAAGACCGACGTGATCGCCGCCTTAGAGGAGGCGGGCGTCACGGTCGACGACTTCCACACCCGTGAGGCCTCGCTGGAGGACCTCTTTTTGGCCTACACGGAGGGCGACGCGGCGGAGGGCGACGCGACGGAGGGCGACGCGACGGAGGGCGACGCGACGGAGGGCGATGTCAACGCCGCTGCTTCCACTCAGACCGACGACGAGCCGGCGACCGAGGAGGTGGACTCATGA